In a single window of the Papaver somniferum cultivar HN1 chromosome 8, ASM357369v1, whole genome shotgun sequence genome:
- the LOC113302292 gene encoding chloride channel protein CLC-f-like gives MREKMSSNNNSGNEEEHKILIRSNDSNSSSSEPDLEVVHGGSKKKGLTDLLNKLDRRFSGRRLSAKNLDSNNNNRVQSTSSSSPLASSSSSASNHDPLADGAPPEWALLLIGCLLGLATGLCVAAFNHGVHVIHEWAWAGTPNEGAAWLRIQRLADTWHRILLIPVTGGVVVGMMHGLIEIFEQINQSRSSPRGSFDLLAGAFPTIKAIQAAVTLGTGCSLGPEGPSVDIGRACANGCSELMENNRERKIALIAAGSAAGIASGFNAAVAGCFFAIETVLRPLRAENSPPFTTAMIILASVISSTVSNVLLGERPAFIVPAYELKSAAELPLYLILGMLCGVVSVVFTRLVNWFTKLFEYIKEGFGLPPVVCPALGALGAGIIALKYPGVLYWGFTNVEEILHTGKSASAPGIWLLTQLAAAKVVATALCKGSGLVGGLYAPSLMIGAAVGAVFGGSAAEIINSAIPGNAAVAQPQAYALVGMAATLASVCSVPLTSVLLLFELTKDYRILLPLMGAVGLAIWVPSVTNQPKESEASEPRASRGYSSVSPTEDKHEDIWKRDVDGNGLELSVIGTTEDTLLDDLKVSQVMSKSYVKVAAAISLKEAIKLMDDERQRCVLVVDAEDLLEGILTLGDIQRHVPKMYGDATNSGTLLDVNNCVVSSVCTRGIQYRGTERGLLTCFPDTDLETAKELMEAKGIRQLPVVRRGGDPRRRKRRVVALLHYDSIWRYIREEIEHRKLTQQQRKDLGERTVNAH, from the exons ATGAGAGAGAAGATGTCTAGTAATAACAATAGTGGTAATGAGGAAGAACATAAGATTCTAATtaggtcaaatgactcaaattcatcatcttctgaACCAGATTTAGAAGTAGTACATGGGGGATCAAAGAAAAAAGGCTTAACTGATTTATTGAACAAATTAGATCGAAGATTTTCTGGTAGAAGATTAAGTGCAAAGAATTTagatagtaataataataatagggtTCAATCTACATCATCATCTTCACCTttagcatcatcatcttcttcagcatCAAATCATGATCCTCTTGCTGATGGTGCTCCACCTGAATGGGCGTTGCTTTTAATTGGTTGTCTTCTTGGTCTTGCTACTGGTCTTTGTGTTGCCGCATTCAATCATGGG GTTCATGTCATACATGAATGGGCTTGGGCAGGTACTCCAAATGAAGGTGCTGCTTGGCTTCGGATACAAAGACTAGCTGACACATGGCACCGGATACTGTTGATACCTGTTACAGGAGGAGTTGTTGTTGGCATGATGCATGGATTAATTGAAATATTTGAACAAATAAATCAGTCCAGATCTTCACCAAGAGGAAGCTTTGATTTGCTTGCTGGAGCATTCCCCACAATAAAGGCAATTCAAGCTGCAGTAACTTTAGGTACTGGTTGTTCCTTAGGTCCTGAAGGTCCAAGTGTGGATATAGGAAGAGCCTGCGCTAATGGATGCTCTGAGTTGATGGAAAAtaacagagaaagaaaaatagCTCTCATTGCTGCTGGTTCTGCTGCTGGCATTGCTTCAG GGTTTAATGCAGCGGTTGCTGGTTGTTTCTTCGCTATAGAAACGGTTTTAAGGCCTCTTCGCGCAGAAAATTCCCCTCCTTTTACAACTGCAATGATTATACTGGCATCTGTTATATCATCCACTGTCTCAAATGTTTTACTTGGAGAGAGACCAGCTTTTATAGTGCCTGCCTATGAACTGAAATCTGCTGCTG AACTGCCTTTGTACCTGATACTAGGTATGTTATGTGGAGTAGTAAGTGTGGTGTTCACCCGCTTGGTAAATTGGTTCACCAAGTTGTTCGAATATATTAAGGAGGGATTTGGCCTTCCTCCTGTTGTCTGCCCTGCTTTAGGAGCGCTAGGAGCTGGTATAATAGCTCTCAAGTACCCAGGAGTTCTGTACTGGGGTTTCACAAATGTTGAAGAAATCCTACACACAGGAAAGAGTGCTTCAGCACCTGGAATCTGGTTACTAACTCAACTGGCCGCAGCCAAAGTTGTGGCTACCGCTCTGTGCAAGGGGTCTGGGCTCGTAGGTGGCCTTTATGCTCCAAGCCTAATGATCggtgctgctgttggtgctgtctTTGGGGGTTCCGCTGCAGAAATTATTAATTCAGCTATTCCAGGAAATGCCGCTGTTGCCCAGCCGCAGGCTTATGCTCTG GTCGGGATGGCTGCTACACTGGCTTCAGTTTGTTCAGTTCCCTTGACTTCAgtacttcttttgtttgagctgacAAAAGATTATCGTATTTTGCTTCCTCTCATG GGAGCAGTTGGACTAGCAATTTGGGTCCCATCTGTTACAAACCAACCCAAGGAGAGTGAGGCATCTGAACCGAGGGCATCACGAGGTTATTCTTCCGTTTCTCCCACTGAAGACAAACATGAGGACATTTGGAAGCGGGATGTTGATGGGAACGGTCTGGAACTCTCTGTTATAGGAACTACTGAAGATACGCTTTTGGATGATCTGAAG GTGTCTCAGGTCATGTCAAAAAGCTATGTGAAGGTTGCGGCAGCAATATCCTTGAAAGAGGCTATAAAACTTATGGATGATGAGCGACAGAGGTGTGTCCTTGTTGTAGATGCTGAAGATCTTCTTGAAGGAATTCTCACACTTGGGGATATTCAGAGACATGTGCCAAAGATGTATGGTGATGCAACCAACAGCGGTACACTTTTGGAT GTGAATAACTGTGTTGTTTCTTCTGTCTGCACTCGAGGAATACAATATCGTGGAACAGAACGTGGCCTTTTAACTTGTTTCCCGGATACAGATTTGGAGACTGCGAAGGAACTAATGGAGGCTAAAGGAATCAGACAGTTGCCTGTTGTTAGACGTGGTGGTGACCCCAGAAGGAGGAAACGAAGGGTTGTTGCCCTTCTTCATTATGATTCAATTTGGCGCTACATCAG AGAGGAGATAGAGCACCGCAAATTAACTCAGCAGCAGAGGAAAGATCTTGGGGAGAGAACAGTTAATGCTCATTAA